One genomic segment of Musa acuminata AAA Group cultivar baxijiao chromosome BXJ3-3, Cavendish_Baxijiao_AAA, whole genome shotgun sequence includes these proteins:
- the LOC103974307 gene encoding UDP-glycosyltransferase 73C6-like, protein MNGDSGLHLVVVPLMAHGHLIPAIDMARLFAERGILVSVVTTPVNASRIRAVIRGIDESGLPIRFVELPFPCAQVGLPEGCEHVDVVPPHLFANFFRATALLRLPLESYLRDHRPRPSCIIADVWLPWTMEVARALRVPRLVCHWISSFAVLCYHNIRRQRVRESISDDSEPFVVPGLPDRIVTTRAQAPGFFDAFGWDDIYAQSVEAEETADGLVLNSFDDLEPSYIDKYREATGKKVWAIGPFCLGNRDRASKAVRGSQASVDGDGCMVWLDSMQPRSVVYVSFGSLTQTQPSQLAEIGEGLEESGSPFIWVIKDRERTPATETWLSGLEGRTKGRGLVITGWAPQALILSHPAIGGFVTHCGWNSALEGVSAGVPMITWPHFADQFLNEKLLVQVLKTAVPIGVEAPITYVFDKAVALVKREDVSKAVRSVMDGGEEGEGRRQRAQELGKKARKAVDEEGGSSQENLTRLLDYVSKLCQAK, encoded by the coding sequence ATGAACGGCGACAGCGGGCTACACCTGGTGGTGGTGCCGCTGATGGCCCATGGACACCTGATCCCCGCCATCGACATGGCCCGCCTCTTCGCGGAGCGCGGAATCCTGGTCAGCGTCGTCACCACCCCCGTCAACGCGTCCCGCATCAGGGCTGTAATCCGCGGCATCGACGAATCCGGCCTTCCCATCCGGTTCGTGGAGCTGCCCTTCCCCTGCGCCCAAGTGGGCCTGCCCGAGGGCTGCGAGCACGTCGACGTGGTGCCGCCCCACCTTTTCGCCAACTTCTTCCGAGCCACTGCCTTGCTCCGCCTCCCTCTGGAATCCTATCTCCGGGATCACCGCCCCCGCCCGAGCTGCATAATCGCCGACGTGTGGCTTCCGTGGACCATGGAGGTGGCAAGAGCACTCCGAGTCCCCAGGCTGGTCTGCCACTGGATATCCAGCTTCGCGGTGCTCTGCTACCACAACATCCGCCGGCAGAGGGTACGCGAGAGCATATCCGACGACTCGGAACCATTCGTGGTGCCCGGCTTACCCGATCGGATCGTGACGACGAGGGCGCAGGCGCCCGGCTTCTTCGACGCCTTCGGGTGGGATGATATTTATGCGCAGTCGGTGGAGGCAGAGGAGACGGCCGACGGGCTGGTGCTCAACAGCTTCGACGACCTGGAGCCGTCATACATCGACAAGTACCGGGAGGCGACGGGGAAGAAGGTTTGGGCCATCGGCCCCTTCTGCCTCGGCAACAGGGACAGGGCGAGCAAGGCGGTAAGAGGGAGCCAGGCGTCGGTCGACGGGGACGGGTGCATGGTCTGGTTGGACTCCATGCAGCCGCGGTCCGTGGTGTACGTGAGCTTCGGCAGCCTGACCCAGACGCAGCCTTCGCAACTAGCGGAGATCGGGGAAGGCCTGGAGGAGTCCGGAAGCCCGTTCATCTGGGTGATCAAGGACAGGGAGAGAACCCCCGCGACGGAAACGTGGCTGTCGGGATTAGAGGGGAGGACCAAGGGGAGGGGACTGGTGATCACGGGGTGGGCGCCGCAGGCCCTGATCCTGTCGCACCCAGCCATCGGGGGCTTCGTGACGCACTGCGGATGGAACTCCGCGTTGGAGGGCGTCAGCGCCGGCGTGCCTATGATCACGTGGCCCCATTTCGCCGACCAGTTCCTCAACGAGAAGCTGCTGGTGCAGGTGCTGAAGACTGCTGTGCCCATCGGGGTTGAAGCGCCCATAACCTATGTCTTCGACAAGGCTGTGGCGCTAGTGAAGCGGGAAGACGTGAGCAAGGCGGTTCGCAGCGTGATGGATGGAGGGGAGGAAGGGGAAGGCAGGAGACAGAGAGCCCAGGAACTGGGGAAGAAAGCAAGGAAGGCTGTAGACGAAGAGGGCGGATCGTCTCAGGAGAACTTGACGCGCTTACTCGATTATGTCTCGAAGTTATGCCAAGCCAAGTAG
- the LOC103974306 gene encoding uncharacterized protein LOC103974306, with amino-acid sequence MATAGKGSLETIRRGFRTALFMVTMVASLLVLSAPLLVALGDVSVSLALASTFACVRCHGFRGYLDGYSFRSSLMDIPLVSVVRSLIITCVYSLCDSPAISSGPFLGTALLCSLASVIILSVKACVFSPISEIETDASPSSVRERLHLKISCGMPILFLSSLVFALGHTVVAYRTSCRARRKLLIHRADPEAVLACNVFSGYKVPRSPTPCSGKYSKFDGEIKRKAIVHHECELPINFLADVDSLFITCQGITVHYKISLFESPISWSLALSPSHESSPNASPRGISSGRLKLEKPLILPSKTSHHLSRSFSNQFQNSSLYAPLLADATNSSNFSSDSIPSFSLDDGYTDVCSTKFMSLKHGIDERGKVAIVLVHGFGGGVFSWRYVMSALARQVGLPVVAFDRPGWGLTTRPRRKDWEDEQLPNPYKLESQVDLLIAFCLEMGFSSVIFVGHDDGGLLVLKAAEKIRASNGSANVEVKGVVLVSVSLSREVVPAFARILLHTSLGKKHLVRPLLRTEITQVINRHAWYDATKLTPEVTNLYKAPLFVEGWDEALHEIGRLSFATVLSPQNAAALLKSVEDFPILVVAGAEDALVPLKSSQAMASKFVNSRLVAISSCGHLPHEECPKALLAALSPFITRLLSSPFALHGR; translated from the exons ATGGCCACCGCTGGGAAGGGTAGCTTGGAGACGATTCGGAGGGGGTTCCGGACTGCCTTGTTCATGGTGACGATGGTGGCCTCGTTGCTTGTGCTATCGGCTCCCTTGCTTGTGGCGCTCGGGGATGTCTCCGTGTCGCTGGCGCTGGCGTCGACGTTCGCTTGCGTGAGGTGCCATGGATTCAGAGGGTACCTCGACGGATACAGTTTCCGGAGCTCCTTGATGGATATACCTCTTGTTTCCGTCGTCAGATCCCTCATAATCACAT GTGTGTATTCTCTTTGTGATAGTCCAGCCATTTCTAGTGGACCATTTCTTGGAACGGCATTGCTATGTTCCTTGGCTTCAGTTATCATCTTGTCAGTTAAAGCTTGTGTCTTTAGTCCTATATCAGAAATTGAAACTGATGCTTCACCCTCATCGGTACGAGAGAGGCTTCATTTGAAGATATCGTGTGGGATGCCCATACTTTTCCTTTCTTCATTAGTCTTTGCACTTGGTCACACCGTGGTTGCTTATAGAACGAGCTGTAGAGCACGGAGAAAGCTATTGATTCATCGTGCAGATCCTGAAGCG GTTCTGGCCTGCAATGTATTCTCTGGATACAAGGTCCCTCGATCTCCCACACCATGCTCGGGGAAGTACTCAAAGTTTGATGGTGAAATCAAAAGAAAGGCTATAGTTCATCATGAGTGTGAACTTCCAATTAACTTTCTTGCTGATGTGGATAGTTTATTCATTACTTGCCAAGGGATTACTGTTCATTATAAGATTAGCCTTTTTGAATCACCTATTTCATGGTCTTTGGCCTTGTCGCCTTCCCATGAATCTAGCCCTAATGCAAGTCCTCGGGGCATTTCATCTGGTAGGCTTAAACTTGAGAAGCCTTTGATACTTCCATCTAAAACAAGTCATCATCTTagtaggagcttcagtaaccaaTTTCAGAATTCCTCCCTGTATGCACCACTATTGGCTGATGCTACAAACTCATCCAATTTTTCTTCAGATTCAATACCTAGTTTTAGTCTCGATGATGGCTATACTGATGTATGTTCAACTAAATTCATGAGCTTGAAACATGGGATTGATGAAAGGGGCAAAGTTGCCATAGTCTTGGTGCATGGCTTTGGAGGAGGGGTTTTTTCGTGGAGATATGTGATGAGTGCATTGGCTAGGCAGGTTGGACTTCCAGTTGTTGCTTTTGATAGGCCTGGTTGGGGATTAACAACTCGCCCTCGTAGAAAGGATTGGGAAGATGAGCAATTGCCAAACCCATACAAGCTTGAATCACAG GTGGATCTTCTTATCGCATTTTGTTTGGAGATGGGCTTTTCATCTGTCATCTTTGTTGGTCATGATGATGGTGGCCTCCTTGTTCTAAAAGCAGCAGAGAAGATCCGGGCATCCAATGGTTCTGCTAAT GTTGAAGTCAAGGGAGTGGTACTTGTTAGTGTCAGTTTATCAAGAGAAGTTGTTCCTGCCTTTGCTCGAATCCTCCTGCATACTTCACTAGGGAAGAAACACTTGGTCCGCCCTTTGCTACGTACTGAAATTACTCAAGTCATTAACCgccatgcatggtatgatgctaCCAAGTTGACACCTGAAGTTACGAACCTCTATAag GCACCGTTATTTGTTGAAGGATGGGATGAAGCACTACATGAAATAGGGCGACTATCCTTTGCAACAGTCCTCTCTCCACAGAATGCAGCAGCATTGCTGAAATCAGTTGAAGACTTCCCAATTCTTGTAGTAGCTGGTGCTGAGGATGCACTCGTGCCTCTGAAGTCTTCTCAAGCTATGGCGTCAAAGTTTGTAAATTCG AGACTCGTCGCAATATCAAGCTGTGGACATCTACCCCACGAGGAGTGCCCCAAAGCGTTACTCGCGGCTCTCTCACCTTTTATAACTAGACTGCTATCCTCGCCATTTGCATTGCACGGCCGGTAG